TGACCAATCTCGCCTGGAACATCGAGAGGGTGCTGCCCTCTGCCATCGCTGATCTGCACAAGCTCATCTCCATCCCGTCCATCTCGTCGATGCCGGAACACGACGGCGACGTTACGGCCTGCCGGGACACTGTGGCAGGCCTGTTCCGGGACCTCGGTGCGGCGGAGGTCAAGTTCCTCGACGGCGGCGGCAAGCCGGCCGTATGGGCGCATTTCCCCGGACCGGAGGGGACGCCGACGGTGCTGCTGTACGCCCACTACGACGTCCAGCCCATCGGCGATGCCGCTGCCTGGACCTCGCCGGCTTTCGAGCCGACGGAACGTGACGGCCGGCTGTATGCCCGGGGCTCGGCTGATGACAAGGGCGGCATCGCCGTCCACCTGGCGGCGTTGCGCGTCTTCGACGGCAAACCGCCCGTCGGGGTGAAGGTGTTCATCGAGGGTGAGGAGGAGGTCGGTTCGCCGACCATGCCGACGCTGCTCGACCGCTATCGCGACGAGCTGTCCGCCGACGTCTATGTCGTCACCGACTCCGTCAACTGGGAGGTCGGGAAACCGTCGTTCACCACGTCGCTCAGGGGGGTCGCCGACTGCAAGGTCACCGTATCCACCCTAGAACAGGGCTTGCACTCCGGCCAGTTTGGGGGAGTGGTGCCGGATGCGCTGACCGCGCTCTGCCGCCTGCTGGCCACTCTCCACGACGAGGCGGGGAACGTCGCCATCGAGGGGCTTCACCAGGGAACGGCACCCGACCTGGACTATCCCCTGGACCGGCTCAAGGAAGAGACGGGACTGCTGGATGGCGTCTCGCAGATCGGCGACGGCCCGGTCGTCCAGCGCATGTGGTTCAAGCCCGCTTGCTCTGTGCTTGCCATTGACGCCACTCCCGTAGCGCAGGCCTCGAACACCCTGATCCCCTCAGCCCGGGCGAAGGTCAGCGTCCGGCTCGCGCCCGGGCAGGACCCGGTCGCGGCGTCCGATGCGCTGGAGGCTCACCTGCTGAAGCACGCCCCCTGGGGAGCGCGGGTGGAGGTGTCGCGGGGCCAGATGGGCGCGCCCAGCGCCATCTCTCTTGGGGACCGCGCCGAGGCGGCGAAGGCGGCGTTCCGCGAGGCTTTCGGCGTCGATCCGGTGGAGATGGGCTGTGGCGGCTCCATCCCGATCGTCGCTGAGTTCGCAGACCGCAATCCGGATGCGATGGTGCTCGTGACCGCTGTCACCGACCCGAACTCCCGGATGCACGGCATCGACGAGTCCCTGGACCTGGGCGACCTGGCCAAAGCAGCCCTGGCGGAGACGCTATTCCTGCACAACCTGGCCTGACACTCGACAGACCGCTCCAGACGCGACATTGGCGTCCGACCTCCAGACCCGCCGTTCCAATCCAGGTATCCGCTGACGAACAGGCAGGCGGAGGTCGTTGGGCACTTGAAGGTGCAAGCCGGAACGGGCGATGGATCGTGCAAGGTAGGGCACAGATGTATTCTGAAAGATGAGTTGACCCTCTTGTAGGGCCGCCGGGGATAGGGCCGGAACCGCCGACAGGTGTTCACCCTAGAGGGAAGCCCCCCGGGGCGCTGCAAGAGGATCAGCTTTTCTTCCAGAGGTGAGTGATTGGCACGGTGGTCTGCGCTGGGTGGGCCCTTGATCCCGTGCCCGGAGATCTTGTCGTCGTGGTGTTCAACGGTGGTGATCTGCAGGTAGGCGATAGGCTGAGGCCGTGCTCCGACCTGATGGCCGACTCTCGCTCGATCTCGACCCCATCGACCACGGACCGAAGGATGCCTGCGGCGTCTTCGGGGTGTTCGCTCCATCCGAGGACGTGGCCCAGCTGACCTTCTATGGACTCTTCGCGCTGCAGCATCGCGGGCAGGAGTCCGCCGGCATCGCCGTTTCCACCGGGGAGAGGATCACCGTCTTCAAGGACATGGGGCTGGTCTCCCAGGTGTTCGACGAGGTGACCCTCACCTCCTTGCGCGGCCGCCTCGGCATCGGCCACACCCGCTACTCCACCACCGGAGCGTCCGTGTGGCACAACGCCCAGCCGACATTCCGGGCCACGCACAGCGGAGGACTAGCGCTGGCCCACAACGGCAACCTCACCAACACCCACGAACTTGAGCGGTGGCTTGGCGAACTCGACCCCGGCCTGCGGGTGCCCGAGAAGAAGACCATGGACTCCACCAACGACACCTCCCTGGTGACCGCCCTGATGTCAGCTTTCGGCGATGACCCCATCGAGCAGGTCGCCATGAAGGTGCTGCCCCGGCTCCAGGGGGCCTTCTGCCTGACCTTCATGAACGAGACGACGCTGTTCGCAGCCCGCGACCCGCAGGGTGTCAGGCCGCTCGTCCTAGGGCGGCTCGCCAGTGGCTGGGTGGTCGCCTCGGAGACCGCCGCCCTTGACATCGTCGGCGCCAGTTTCGTGCGTGAGATCGAGCCCGGCGAGTTCATCGCCATCGACGGCGCCGGGCTGCGCAGCCAGCGATTCGCCGACGCCAAGCCCAAGGGCTGCCTCTTCGAATATGTCTACCTGGCCCGGCCCGACACCACCATCGCAGGTCGCAGCGTCCACGCCACCCGCGTGGAGATCGGCCGGATCCTGGCTCGCGAACACCCCGTCGACGCGGACCTGGTCATCCCCACCCCCGACTCCGGGACCCCGTCCGCTGTCGGCTACGCGGAGGCCTCCGGCATCCCATTCGGCCTCGGCCTGGTCAAGAACGCCTATGTGGGCCGCACCTTCATCCAGCCCAGCCAGACCATCCGCCAGCTCGGCATCCGGCTGAAGCTGAACCCGCTCAAGGAGGTCATAGCGGGCAAGCGGCTCGTGGTGGTCGACGACTCCATCGTCCGCGGCAACACCCAGCGCGCCCTGGTGCGTATGCTCCGCGAGGCCGGAGCGAGGGAGGTTCACGTGCGCATCTCCTCCCCACCGGTCGAGTGGCCGTGTTTCTACGGCATCGACTTCGCCACCCGCGCGGAGCTGATCGCACCCGGCTTGGCCGTCGGCGAGATCTGCCGGTCGCTGGGAGCTGACTCCCTGGGCTACATCTCCCTCGACGCCCTGACCGAGGCCACCGGACGTCCTGCCGCCAGCCTGTGCCGTGCCTGCTTCGACGGCCGCTACCCGATCAAGGTCCCTGAGGGCCGAGCCGAGCTTCTGGGAGACTCTGCAGGCTGCGACGATGACCAGGCGAGTGATGCCCAAGCGCCGGCGTGCCGAGGCGGTAGGGGAGAGCGCCCCGGAGGGTGTTCCAGCGGCGGTCAATCCGGCCGGGACCATGACCGGGCGTCGCGAGCCGGCCGGTCCCTGCCGGCGGGATCTGTCAATCTGGAGGAGAAATGAACAAGTCTGCGTATGCCGCCGCTGGAGTCGACATCGAGGCCGGCGACCGGGCCGTCGAACTCATGAAAGCCTCCGTTGCCCGCACCCACCGGCCCGAGGTGCTAGGCGGCCTGGGGGGATTCGCCGGGTTCTTCGACGCCTCAGCTCTGAAAGGCTATGCCCACCCGGTGCTGGCCACCTCCACCGACGGTGTGGGCACCAAGGTCGCCATCGCACAGGCCCTCGACCGCCACGACACCATCGGCTCTGACCTGGTCGGCATGCTCGTCGACGACCTCGTGGTCACGGGCGCGGAGCCGTTGTTCGTCACCGACTACATCGCCTGCGGCAAGGTGGTTCCCGAGCGGATCGCGGCTATCGTCTCCGGTATCGCGGACGCCTGCGTTGCCGCTGGCTGCTCCCTCGTCGGCGGGGAGACCGCCGAGCACCCGGGCCTGCTGGGCCCCGACGAGTACGACGTCGCGGGTGCCACCACCGGCGTCGTCGAGAGGGACGGGATCCTGGGGGCTCACCGGGTCGAGGTGGGCGACGCCGTCGTGGCCATGGCATCGTCGGGCCTGCACTCCAACGGCTATTCGCTGGTGCGCCGCGTGCTCCTGGAACAGGCCGGATGGTCCCTGGACCGTCACGTCGATGAGCTGGGCCGCACCCTCGGCGAGGAGCTCCTGGAACCCACCAAGGTCTATGCCCTCGACGTCCTGGCGCTGATCCGCGAGGTCCAGTGCCATGCCCTCAGCCATATCACCGGCGGCGGACTGGCCAACAACCTGGCCCGGGTGATCCCAGGTGGCATGCAGGCCCGCCTGAGCCGCTCTTCGTGGACGCCCCCGGCGATCTTCACGTTGGTGCAGGAGACCGGGGGCATCTCCGGCGCCGACCTCGAAGCTACGCTCAACATGGGCGTCGGCATGGTGGTGGTGCTGCCCCAGGAGCAGGCCGACGCCGCCTTGCGGGTGCTGGCCGGGCGCGGCGTCGCGGGCTGGGTCCTGGGGGAGATCGTTACCGCCGACGGCCCCGGCTCAGCTCTGCTGACCTGAGTCCGCGGTTCATGGGGTGCGGTCGGCTGCCGGTTCGTTCTTCTCGCTCTCCGACCCCCCGGTCTCGTCTTCGGGTTCTCCAGTCTCGTCTTCCGGCTGCCCCGGGCCGACCCGGCCTAGGCGCGTGGCGATCAGGACTGCCACGAAGAGCGCGACGCCCGCAGCGACCAGTCCAGTTTGCCGTGAGGCGGTGGCGAAGGCCTCCAGGGCGTCGTGTTGGAGCGCGGGGTCGGCCGTCTCGCCGAGGGTCTCGGAGAGTGAGCCACCGGGCGCATCGGGCGCAACCGTCCGGAGAGCGTGTGTGTACGAGAGATTGAGGACCGCCCCGACGACGGCGATCCCCAAGGCGGTGCCCACCTCCTGGACGGTGTCGTTCATGGACGAGATGAGGCCAGAGCGGGTGCGGGGACCACTGCTCATCAGCACGTCCTGCGCTGGCACCATGACAAAACCCATGCCCAGCCCGATCAGAATCAGGCAGGCCAGGACCGGCAGGTAGCCGTCGAGGTTTTGCATCAGCCCGTACGCAGCGCCTGCCGCAGCCACCAGGACCATACCCCCGGTCATCGTTGCCCGGGACGTGATGCGCGCTGCCAGTACTGGGGCCAGGGCGGAGGACACCACCGCCGCCGCTGCCATCGGCAGGATGGCCAACCCGGCCAGGAAAGTGCCGTACCCCAGGGAGAGCTGTAGCTTCTGGGTGATCACGAATTGCAGTCCTGCCATGGTGAACATCACCCCGGCTGCCGCGATCGAAGCCCCCTGGAAGCTGCGGGTACGGGCGACCGCGACGTCGAACATGCCGTCTGGGTGGCGGATGCTGTGCAGCCAGAACCACACGAGCACGATGCCTCCGGCGATGATCGAGCCCAGCGTGGGGACCGTCCACAGTCCGTTTTCGGAGGAGGAGATGATGCCATAGGTGATGCCCAGCAGCCCGGCTGAGGACAGGAGCGCGGCGGGAAGATCCACGCGCCGCGGGTGGGGATCACGCGACTCGGGCACCAGGATCATGGAGGCGAGGAAAGCCGCCAGGGCCACAGCCACGTTCAGCCAGAAGATCGCTCGCCAGTCGAAGACTTGGAGGGCAGCGCCTCCCACGAGGGGACCCACGATGACACCCAGCGAGGAGGTTCCGCCCCAGATGCCGATGGCCTGCGCTCTGGACGACGGGGGGAACACCTGGGTGAGGATGGACAGGGTGCCGGGCATGAACATCGCCCCTCCCAGCCCCATCGCCGCCCGGGCCGCGATCACGAGATCCATGTGCTGGCCCATCGCCCCCACGGCGGACGCGGTCGCGAACACAACCAGTCCCGCCAGGAACACCCGCCGCCGGCCCAGCCGGTCCGAGAGCGCCCCCGCGGTCAGGACCACACCGGCCAGGGCCAGTGAGTAGGCGTCCACGACCCACTGCAGCTGCTGGGGCGATGCCTCCAGCTCCGCCTGGAGGTGCGGCAGCGCCAGATACAGCCCGGACAAGTCGACCTGCACGATGAACGTGGCCAGCCCCAGGGCGGCCAGGATCAACCAGCGCCGTGGATGTCCGGTCTCGGGGTCCCAGCCGGGGCCCTGTGCGGAGAGTGACATGCGAAACTCCTCAAACATACTTTGTAAGTTATGGAATGATCTAAAACATACAACGTATAACTAGGAGGGACAACATGGGACGTCAACCGGGCCACGCGGCGGGACTCAGCGCGGGGCAGCTCGCGGCGCAGGCCCTCGCCATCGTCGATCAGGAGGGCCTGCAGGCCCTGACCCTGCGTAAGCTCGCGCGGTGGGTGGGCGTGGAGCCGATGTCCATCTATCACTACTTCCCCAACAAGGACGCGCTCCTAGACGGGGTGTGGGACGAGGTGCTGAGCGAGGCTGCCCTGCCCGCCGACGAGCCGGCGGTCACTTGGCAGGACTACATCCGCGGCCTCGCCGGCGAGCTACGCGTCGTGCTCCTGCGGCATCCCAATGCGCTGCCCATCATGCTGGGCCGCTCAGCGCGCACAACCGCGTCCCTCGACGTCGTGAACAGCATCCTCGCCTCCCTCACCAGCAAGGGCCTGCCACTGCCGGTGGCTGTGGACGTGGTGAACAGCATCACCGCCTTCGTCATGGCCCACACTCTCAACGAGCATGCCCTGGCCCCCACCGCGCCGGAGGCCATTGACCCGCAGCGTCACCCCGTCCTCGCAGCCGTGGTCGACCAGGGCATTGGTGCCGGGGCCGGTGACGATGCCCGTCGCTTCGCCCTGGCCATCGACGCCTTCATCGCGGGTTTCACACCCCAGCCCAGCCGGTAGGCAGACCGCAGACGGCTTCGGCAGTGAGCTGCGGTGGCCTTTGGGCGGAGCCGGGTCTCGCTGCTTCAGCAAGCGCGAATCTCACTGGGCGAGGACCGTCAAGATCATCTCGCTGTGATCATCCCGGGGCCACGGCCGGGGCTTCCCGCCGCTGGCTCTCTAGATCCCGTCGATCACCGCGTTGAAGGTGGCGGACGGCCGCATCACCGCCGTCGCCAGGGCGTCATCCGGCAGGTAGTAGCCGCCCAGGTCGACGGGGGATCCCTGCACCGCGATCAGCTCCGAGGTGATGGTCTCCTCCGCGTCGGCCAGGGTCCTTGCTATGGGGGCGAAGGCCCTGGCCAGGTCTGGGTCGTCGTGCTGCGCTGCCAGCTCCTCTGCCCAGAACCGGGCCAGCCAGTAGTGCGACCCGCGGTTGTCGGTGCCGCCGAGCTGCCGGGTCGGTGACTTGTCCTCGGCCAGGAAGCGCCCGTTCGCGCGGTCCAGGGCCGTGGCCAGCACGGCAGCCCTCGGATTGCCCCTTCCCGCCAGGTGCTCCAGCGAGGCGGCCAGTGCCAGGAACTCACCGAGCGAATCCCAGCGCAGGTAGTTCTCTGCCACGAGCTGCTGCACGTGCTTGGGCGCGGAGCCGCCCGCGCCGGTCTCGAACAGGCTCCCGCCCGCCATCAGCGGCACCACCGACAGCATCTTGGCCGACGTCCCCAGCTCCAGGATGGGGAACAGGTCGGTCAGGTAGTCGCGCAGGACATTGCCAGTGACCGAGATGGTGTTCTCACCCCGCCGGACGCGCTCGACGGTGAAGCGGGCCGCCTCACCGGGGGAGAGGATCCGAATGTCCAGACCGTCTGTGTCCTGCTCGGCCAGGTAGGCCTGCACCTTCAGGCGCAGGTTCTGGTCGTGGGCGCGGGTCTCCTCCAGCCAGAAGACCGCCGGCCAGCCTGTCGCCCGCGCCCGGTTCACAGCGAGTTTCACCCAGTCGCGGATGGCGGCGTCCTTGGTCTGGCAGGCGCGCCAGATGTCGCCTGCGGCTACGTCATGGCTCAGCAGCACGTCGCCCGCGGAGTTCAGGACCTCGACACGGCCGTCGGCCTCGATCAGGAAGGTCTTGTCGTGGGAGCCGTACTCCTCGGCCTGCTGCGCCATCAGCCCGACGTTGGGGACGGTGCCCATGGTGCGGGGATCGTAGGCGCCGTTCGCCCGGCAGTCGTCGATGATCACCTGGTAGACCCCGGCGTAGGAGGAGTCGGGCAGCACGGCGAGGGTGTCGGCCTCGGCTCCGTCAGGTCCCCACATGTGGCCGGAATTGCGGATCATGGCGGGCATGGAGGCATCGACGATGACGTCGGAGGGAACATGCAGGTTGGTGATGCCCCGGCTGGAGTCGACCATGGCCAGCGCCGGCCCGCCGGCCAGGGCGGCTTCGATCTCAGCGCGAATGGCGGCACCGTCGCTGAGCTGCTCCAAGCCGGTGAAGATCGTGGCCAGGCCGTCGTCGGGGGAGAGCCCTGCCGCGGCCAGGACGCCGCCATGGCGTTCGAGGACGGGCGCGATGAAGGTCTTGACGACATGCCCGAAGATGACCGGGTCCGAGACCTTCATCATCGTCGCCTTTAGGTGGACGGAGAATAGCAGGCCTTCCCGCCTCGCTGCCGCGACCTGCTCAGCCAGGAAAGCGTCCAGGGCCGCGGCGCGCATGACGGTGGCATCCACGACCTCCCCAGGCAGCACCCTCACGCGGTCCCTCAGGACCGTCATAGTGTCATCCGGTGCGACGTGCCGGATAGTGAGAGTGTCCTCGGCCGCCAGAACGACCGACCGTTCGTTGTGGTGGAAGTCGTCTGAGGTCATGGTTGCGACCCGGGTCCTTGAGTCCGGCGACCAGGCTCCCATCCGGTGCGGGTTGCTTCTCGCGTAGCCTTTGACGGATGCAGGCGCGCGGCGGTCGGAGTTGCCCTGGCGTAGTACGGGGTTTACGGCAGAGCCTGTGACCTGGTCGTACCGGTGGCGTGTCCTCTGCTCCGCGGGACTGGCGGGTTCTTCCGGGTAGCCGGGAATGCCGAATCCCTTGGCCTGGAGCTCTGCGATGGCGGCTTTTAGCTGCGGCACCGAGGCGGAGATGTTCGGCAGCTTGATGATGTTGGCCTCAGGGTCTTGGGTCAGCTCGCCGAGCTCCTCAAGCGCGTCTGAAAACCGCTTATTCCCGGGTAGTTGGTCGGAGAAGCGGGCCAGGATCCGGGCTGCCAGGGAGATGTCGCGGGTCTCGACCTCGACGCCGGCCAGGCGCCCGTAGGCCTGGAGCACGGGAAGCAGGGAGTAGGTGGCAAGCCGAGGTGCCTCGTCCGTGAGGGTGTAGATGATCTTTCCCATCAGGTCTCCTCAGAGCTCGTGGCCATGGTTCAGCCAGCCTACCCGGGCGGTAGCTTTGAGCATGTTGACTTACTCCGGTAGTCTCGGAGGCACGAAGTTACTGACAGATTCCGCGGCAAGTCCGCGATGATTGAACGAGGGGGTCGACCCATATGGGGCGCGGCCGGGCAAAGGCGAAGCAGACGAAGGTGGCCCGCGAGTTGAAGTACCGCTCGGTGGACACCAATTTCGCGTCCTTGGAGCGAGAGCTCCGAGGCGAGAAGTATGAGTCCCAGGAGACCACCGACATCCCTGACGCGTACGCAGACCTCGCGGAGCAGTACAACACCGATGACGACTACAACGATGAGGGCGACTACCCGCGTCGCTGAAATCGGCTGGCTGTGACCTGGGTTTCGGATGTCCAGCTGCCGGGCTACCAGCAGCTGGACATCCCGCTGCCCGAGGCCGGGGTGTACCCAGGCGAACCGGAGCATGAGGTCGTCGCGACGCTGGTCCGTCGCTCCGAACCGACATCACGGAGCGCGGTGCTGTATGTCCACGGCTGGAGCGACTACTTCTTCCAAACCCACCTGGCCGATGCCTTCGCGGGGTGGGGGTATGACTTCTACGCACTCGATCTGCGCCGCTACGGCAGGTCGCTGCGGCAAGGGCAGCTGGCTGGTTACACCGCGGACTTCACCGAGTATTACCAGGAACTGGACGCCGCCGTCGAGGTAATCCGTGCCGAGGGATATGAGAGCCTGGTCCTCATGGGCCATTCGACCGGCGGACTGGCAGTGTCGCTGTACGTCCACGCCCGTCCAGGGGTGGCGGACGTCGTCGTGCTGAACTCGCCGTGGCTGGAGCTGCAGAGCCTCCAGGCCTGGCGTCCAGCGCTGGCAGCGGCCTTCAGTGCGGTGGGGACGTTGTCTCCCACCCGCGCCGTGGTCCTGCCCGACCCAGGCTTCTACCTTCGTTCCATCTCCGCCGACGAGGATGGCCAGTGGGACTACAACCCCAACCTCAAGGGAGATCCTGCGTTCCTGCCGCGGGTCGGGTGGCTGTCGGCGGTGATGCGCGGCCATGCCGCGGTGGCAGCGGGCCTCGGCATCGACGTGCCGGTCTTGATGCTCATCAGCACCCGCAGCGACTTCTCCCGTACCTGGAACGACGACATGCACCGCGCAGACCTCGTCCTCGACGTCGATGCCCTCGCGGCACGCGCACCGCAGCTCGGCCGCCACGTCACCCTGATCCGCATCGAGCGCGGCAAGCATGATCTGGTGCTGTCGGAGGAAGAGCCGCGCGAACGCTTCCTCGACGAGGTCCGCCGCTGGCTGGACGCCTACGCCTGACCGTATTCGCCAGGCTGCGATCGGCCGCATTGAGCTGGGGCCTGCTCAGTCAGCAGGCCCCAGCGTCTGGCTGCCCGGTCTCACTTCCAGCCCAGGGCGCGGGCCAGGGCAACGAAGTTCTCGAACAGGTGTGTGTTGTACTCGACACCAAGCTGGCTGGGCAGCGCGAACAGCACATAGTCGGCCTCTGATGCCGCTTCGTCTGCGGACAGGCGGTCGGCGACGTGGTCCAGCGATCCTGCGATCGTCGGTCCGGAGACGGCCTTCGCATTGTCCAGGATGCCGCGGCCATCGCCTCGCTCATCCTGGGCGGCGAAATAGCGGCGGTCGTCGTCATTGGTGATGAGGAACACCGGCCGGGTCACCGCAGCCAGCCCCCCGGTCGTGCGACCGGAGGCAGCATAGCGGTCCCGGTAGCGCCTGATCTGTTCGGCCTGCTGGACGTGGAAGGGCCGTCCGTCATCGCCCAGGAGCAACGTCGAGCTGAGCAGGTGGTAGCCCTCCTCCGCGGCCCACTCACCCGTCGCGATGGTGCCCGCGCCCCACCAGATGCGCCCGTCAAGCCCTGGTGACTGGGGCTCGACCACGAGGTCGGCCGGCCCGTCGAGCGTCGCGGCGCGCTGCGAATGCGCCATCGGGACCCCAGAGACAGCCTGCCGGAACCGCTCGGCCCGCCCGCGGGCGACCTCGTCCCAGCGCTCACCGGGCTGCTTGTCCAGGCCGAAGGCGGCCTGGCCATCGATTGCCGGCTCTGGCGATCCCCGGCTCACGCCCAGCTGCACGCGGCCCTCGCTGATGAGGTCGGCTGAGGCGATGTTCTCGGCCATGACGAGGGGGTTCTCGTAGCGCATATCGACGACGCCGGTGCCGAGGTCGATCGTCGATGTGCGGGCTCCGGCGGCGGCGAGCAGCGCCGTCGGTGCTCCGAGGGACCGGTCGAAGTGGTGGACGCGGAACCAGGCACCATCCATCCCGGCCTGTTCGGCGGCCACGGCCAGCTCGATGCTCTGGCGCAGCGAGTCGCCTGCGGTGCGGACCCGGGCGCCCGGCACATCGCGGTAGTGCCCGAAGGACAGGAAACCAATCTTCTTCATGGTTCAACTAACGCGGTTGGGGGACTGGGTATTCCCGCATCCTGGGCGGGCAGATCCGCGGCAGGCGTCCCAATGCCTGGGAATAGCGGTCCCATGGGGTACGCCGTGCCTGGAGCCGGTCTGTCTGGGCTGGTCGGCTCTCTTCATGAGCGGCTAGGCGGAGCGTGTTCCGCGGGAGGCGTGCGATCGGAGCCAGGCAGGTTTTCTGCTGGGGATACCTCCAGTCCCCGGATTCGCCGGCCAGCTTGACTGCCGAGAACACCCTGGCCGTGGTAGTGATTATTCATCTCCTTGAATTGATTACCGGCCCCGGGGTGAAGGGGTGCGGTGGACGATGCGGCTGTGTGTATGGCTCACTGCCTTACTGTTCTGTTTGCTGTTCCCGCGGATTTCCAGGGGGAGTGTACTCAGGACCCATGGTGTTAACTCCTGAATCCCAGTTGGCCTGAGAGAAGTCCTGAGCTGGTGTCTCTGTGATATGTCTTTGGTGCATTCATGTAGGTGAATGAACCAAAGTTCATTCCTTCGCCTTTTCCCGTCGAGAATGGAATCTTTGCCGCCGGTCATCTATCTTGAGTCGCGAAAACGAAAGCTGGGGGGTTCTATGCCTGTTGTACGTCTAGCGTCTCGGTGGTGCGTCGCTGTTGTCGTCGCCCTGTCGTCTTGGTTGTTCTACGGAAATGCTGAGGCCCGGGCCGAGGAAAACACCAACATCGTCTTCAATCCCATCACGCTCACCCATGTGCTGGAGGACGGCACTCCGGTCCCCTCGCCGGGACGGCAGCTCATCACCGGCGACTACTTCTATCTGGATATCTCCTTCGACGCCACCGCCGCCGATCCCCAGCCTGGCCAGACATTCACGATCCAGCTTCCGGCTGCCTTCATCAATCGTGATGGCGGCAACTGGCAGCGGACTGTGATCAAGCCCTTGACGGTTGGTGGAGTCCAGGTGGGGGACTGCAAGATCGAAGAACGCGCGATCACCTGCACCTTCAATGAGGAGATCCGTGGCAGGACGGACCTCAAGGGCAGCCTCAGGGCTCAGCTCGTCGCCCGGAACGCCGCTACCGGCACCAGCAGCACCGTGGTCATCAACGGGAAGGATTATGTCGTCGCCCATCCGTGGGGTGAGGACATCATCACGGCTCCGGCCAGGCCCTTCACCCCCAGCAACCAGACAACCAAAGGCTCCACTGGCGTCGGTGTGAACTCCAAGGCCATCAACTGGCGAATCAATTTCGGCGGCGCCTGGTTGCAGAAGTACTATCCGAATGGTGGGCCGATCACCATCAAAGATCTGATCCAGGCCGGAATGGAAATCCCTGCGGACAAAACTATCCAAGTGGTTGAGACCTACGGCGATCCCGTCACTGGAAGGCCGCTTGACCGCGTCGTCGCTAAGGGAGATGGCACAGGTGAGGTGGACGGATTCAAGGTCGTTCCCTCCTACGATGGCAAAGAGGTTACCTTCGCGTTGACCGGCCCATTCTCGTTCGAGAGGAACTACCGGGTTGAATTCACCACCCCGTTTACCGGCGACACGACGATCATCCCGGGGTATGAATATCGCAATTCCGCTACCTATGTGGAGGTCCCCGGCCAGAAGGCGAATGGGTCTCGCAGCTATTTTGAGTCCTTCAAAGCCATCGTCAATTATCGAGAGGGTTTCGGCGGTTTCGAGGTGAGCAAGACCATGTCCGGTGATGTCCTGCCGGTGCGAAACCAGAAGTTCGATGTCGCCGTCGCCTACACGCTGCCTGACGGCAAGACTGCAGCCGACTACCCAGGATGGGACGCACCTGCGGAGAATCCCACGAAACTGACGGTGACCGCCGGGTCGACGACGCCTTTCTTCCCCACATTCCCAGCCGGCAC
The sequence above is drawn from the Arachnia rubra genome and encodes:
- the purM gene encoding phosphoribosylformylglycinamidine cyclo-ligase, whose amino-acid sequence is MNKSAYAAAGVDIEAGDRAVELMKASVARTHRPEVLGGLGGFAGFFDASALKGYAHPVLATSTDGVGTKVAIAQALDRHDTIGSDLVGMLVDDLVVTGAEPLFVTDYIACGKVVPERIAAIVSGIADACVAAGCSLVGGETAEHPGLLGPDEYDVAGATTGVVERDGILGAHRVEVGDAVVAMASSGLHSNGYSLVRRVLLEQAGWSLDRHVDELGRTLGEELLEPTKVYALDVLALIREVQCHALSHITGGGLANNLARVIPGGMQARLSRSSWTPPAIFTLVQETGGISGADLEATLNMGVGMVVVLPQEQADAALRVLAGRGVAGWVLGEIVTADGPGSALLT
- a CDS encoding NADP-dependent isocitrate dehydrogenase, whose protein sequence is MGKIIYTLTDEAPRLATYSLLPVLQAYGRLAGVEVETRDISLAARILARFSDQLPGNKRFSDALEELGELTQDPEANIIKLPNISASVPQLKAAIAELQAKGFGIPGYPEEPASPAEQRTRHRYDQVTGSAVNPVLRQGNSDRRAPASVKGYARSNPHRMGAWSPDSRTRVATMTSDDFHHNERSVVLAAEDTLTIRHVAPDDTMTVLRDRVRVLPGEVVDATVMRAAALDAFLAEQVAAARREGLLFSVHLKATMMKVSDPVIFGHVVKTFIAPVLERHGGVLAAAGLSPDDGLATIFTGLEQLSDGAAIRAEIEAALAGGPALAMVDSSRGITNLHVPSDVIVDASMPAMIRNSGHMWGPDGAEADTLAVLPDSSYAGVYQVIIDDCRANGAYDPRTMGTVPNVGLMAQQAEEYGSHDKTFLIEADGRVEVLNSAGDVLLSHDVAAGDIWRACQTKDAAIRDWVKLAVNRARATGWPAVFWLEETRAHDQNLRLKVQAYLAEQDTDGLDIRILSPGEAARFTVERVRRGENTISVTGNVLRDYLTDLFPILELGTSAKMLSVVPLMAGGSLFETGAGGSAPKHVQQLVAENYLRWDSLGEFLALAASLEHLAGRGNPRAAVLATALDRANGRFLAEDKSPTRQLGGTDNRGSHYWLARFWAEELAAQHDDPDLARAFAPIARTLADAEETITSELIAVQGSPVDLGGYYLPDDALATAVMRPSATFNAVIDGI
- a CDS encoding dipeptidase produces the protein MTNLAWNIERVLPSAIADLHKLISIPSISSMPEHDGDVTACRDTVAGLFRDLGAAEVKFLDGGGKPAVWAHFPGPEGTPTVLLYAHYDVQPIGDAAAWTSPAFEPTERDGRLYARGSADDKGGIAVHLAALRVFDGKPPVGVKVFIEGEEEVGSPTMPTLLDRYRDELSADVYVVTDSVNWEVGKPSFTTSLRGVADCKVTVSTLEQGLHSGQFGGVVPDALTALCRLLATLHDEAGNVAIEGLHQGTAPDLDYPLDRLKEETGLLDGVSQIGDGPVVQRMWFKPACSVLAIDATPVAQASNTLIPSARAKVSVRLAPGQDPVAASDALEAHLLKHAPWGARVEVSRGQMGAPSAISLGDRAEAAKAAFREAFGVDPVEMGCGGSIPIVAEFADRNPDAMVLVTAVTDPNSRMHGIDESLDLGDLAKAALAETLFLHNLA
- a CDS encoding MFS transporter, yielding MSLSAQGPGWDPETGHPRRWLILAALGLATFIVQVDLSGLYLALPHLQAELEASPQQLQWVVDAYSLALAGVVLTAGALSDRLGRRRVFLAGLVVFATASAVGAMGQHMDLVIAARAAMGLGGAMFMPGTLSILTQVFPPSSRAQAIGIWGGTSSLGVIVGPLVGGAALQVFDWRAIFWLNVAVALAAFLASMILVPESRDPHPRRVDLPAALLSSAGLLGITYGIISSSENGLWTVPTLGSIIAGGIVLVWFWLHSIRHPDGMFDVAVARTRSFQGASIAAAGVMFTMAGLQFVITQKLQLSLGYGTFLAGLAILPMAAAAVVSSALAPVLAARITSRATMTGGMVLVAAAGAAYGLMQNLDGYLPVLACLILIGLGMGFVMVPAQDVLMSSGPRTRSGLISSMNDTVQEVGTALGIAVVGAVLNLSYTHALRTVAPDAPGGSLSETLGETADPALQHDALEAFATASRQTGLVAAGVALFVAVLIATRLGRVGPGQPEDETGEPEDETGGSESEKNEPAADRTP
- a CDS encoding DUF3073 domain-containing protein; translation: MGRGRAKAKQTKVARELKYRSVDTNFASLERELRGEKYESQETTDIPDAYADLAEQYNTDDDYNDEGDYPRR
- a CDS encoding TetR/AcrR family transcriptional regulator C-terminal domain-containing protein — encoded protein: MGRQPGHAAGLSAGQLAAQALAIVDQEGLQALTLRKLARWVGVEPMSIYHYFPNKDALLDGVWDEVLSEAALPADEPAVTWQDYIRGLAGELRVVLLRHPNALPIMLGRSARTTASLDVVNSILASLTSKGLPLPVAVDVVNSITAFVMAHTLNEHALAPTAPEAIDPQRHPVLAAVVDQGIGAGAGDDARRFALAIDAFIAGFTPQPSR